The Campylobacter sp. CN_NE2 genome contains a region encoding:
- a CDS encoding 3'-5' exonuclease, producing MSEYICVFDCETIPDVETLSRVLDKDEFSECWEEIPKENTDNLFGNELEANVVNDGKNLEFDKNADLGQNSEKNIKFWGENKIYSDDKTKILNPLKLSKKAQNLQKEKTGSEFLPVCFHKVVCISAVMADKFGNFMRVSTLQGKNEKEKIAEFLKFINSHNPRLVSFNGRGFDLPMIMVRAMKYNLDANSYFETNNVIMNKSKWENYRSRYDGRFHLDLLDHISDFRAVSGLKLDYLCTALGLPGKYDVSGDQVLDLYYANKQEKIDEYCQSDTLNTYWLFLKYELLRGNLQISDYANYLTNMQKFLNEKCENMSYTAVFSKFIDKELKGLEI from the coding sequence ATGAGCGAGTATATTTGCGTTTTTGATTGTGAAACTATCCCTGATGTAGAAACTCTTAGCAGAGTTTTAGATAAGGACGAATTTAGCGAGTGCTGGGAAGAAATTCCAAAAGAAAACACAGATAATCTTTTTGGCAATGAATTAGAAGCAAATGTAGTAAATGATGGTAAAAATTTGGAATTTGATAAAAACGCAGATTTAGGGCAAAATAGTGAAAAAAACATTAAATTTTGGGGCGAAAATAAAATTTATAGCGACGATAAAACAAAAATTTTAAATCCACTAAAACTTAGCAAAAAGGCACAAAATTTGCAAAAAGAAAAAACAGGGAGCGAATTTTTGCCCGTTTGTTTTCACAAAGTGGTCTGCATAAGTGCCGTTATGGCGGATAAATTTGGCAATTTCATGCGGGTTTCGACCTTGCAAGGCAAAAACGAAAAAGAAAAAATCGCTGAGTTTTTAAAATTTATAAATTCGCACAACCCTCGCCTTGTAAGCTTCAACGGACGGGGCTTTGATCTGCCGATGATTATGGTTAGGGCGATGAAGTATAATTTAGATGCTAATTCGTATTTTGAAACTAATAATGTAATTATGAATAAAAGCAAATGGGAAAATTACCGAAGTCGCTACGACGGGCGTTTTCATTTGGATTTGCTCGATCACATTAGCGATTTTAGGGCTGTTAGCGGTTTGAAGCTAGATTATTTATGCACGGCTTTGGGGCTGCCCGGAAAATACGATGTTAGCGGCGATCAAGTGTTAGATTTGTATTATGCGAATAAGCAAGAAAAAATCGATGAGTATTGCCAAAGCGACACGCTAAATACCTACTGGCTTTTCCTAAAATACGAGCTTTTGCGTGGAAATTTGCAAATTAGCGATTATGCGAATTATTTGACAAATATGCAAAAATTTTTAAACGAAAAGTGCGAAAATATGAGCTACACGGCAGTTTTTAGCAAATTTATTGATAAAGAGCTAAAAGGGCTTGAAATTTGA
- the fabI gene encoding enoyl-ACP reductase FabI → MILKGKKGLIVGVANNKSIAYGIAKICHEQGAQLAFTFLNDALKKRVEPIANELGSDKIYELDINNDEHLANLRTSLEKDFGKFDFVLHAVAFAPKEALDGKFIDTTKEAFNIAMQTSVYSLIALTNAVEPLLNDNGAILTLSYLGGVKFVPHYNVMGVAKAALESSVRYLAHDLGVRGIRVNAISAGPIKTLAASGIGDFRMILRWNELNSPLKKNVDIFEVGKSGAYLLSDFASAVTGEIHYVDCGYNIMGMGDIATDENGNTILAWDKK, encoded by the coding sequence ATGATATTAAAAGGTAAAAAAGGGCTTATTGTCGGCGTTGCAAATAATAAATCTATCGCTTACGGGATTGCGAAAATTTGCCACGAGCAAGGGGCACAGTTAGCTTTTACATTTTTAAATGACGCTCTTAAAAAGCGTGTTGAGCCGATTGCAAATGAGCTAGGAAGCGATAAAATATATGAGCTAGATATCAACAACGACGAGCATTTGGCGAATTTGCGAACTAGCTTAGAAAAAGATTTTGGCAAATTTGACTTTGTGCTTCACGCTGTGGCATTTGCGCCAAAAGAAGCGCTTGATGGCAAATTTATTGACACTACAAAAGAAGCCTTTAATATCGCTATGCAAACTTCGGTTTATTCGCTGATTGCTTTAACAAATGCGGTTGAACCTTTACTAAATGATAATGGAGCGATTTTGACTCTTAGCTACCTTGGAGGCGTGAAATTTGTGCCACATTACAATGTCATGGGCGTAGCAAAAGCTGCACTTGAAAGCTCAGTTCGCTACCTAGCGCATGATTTGGGCGTTCGCGGAATTCGCGTAAATGCGATTTCGGCAGGTCCAATCAAAACTCTCGCAGCTAGTGGAATCGGCGATTTTCGTATGATTTTGCGTTGGAACGAGCTAAATTCGCCGTTAAAGAAAAATGTAGATATTTTCGAAGTCGGCAAAAGTGGCGCATATTTGCTTAGCGACTTTGCCAGTGCAGTTACGGGCGAGATTCACTATGTCGATTGTGGTTATAACATAATGGGCATGGGCGACATCGCCACCGATGAAAACGGGAATACCATTTTAGCGTGGGATAAAAAGTAG
- a CDS encoding triose-phosphate isomerase: MILAANLKCNHTRASFGKYCEFLNANLDDEILSKHEILVFPPATALNLAKHKFTQGAQNFYPCEKGSFTGEIGKEMLSEFGISCVLIGHSERREILGETDELIAKKFEFAKSQGYKIIFCIGESEAVYKNGKTKEFLNSQLEKIDLDYQNLVIAYEPIWAIGTGNTATSEIIDEILSFLRTKTKAPLLYGGSVNLKNIAEISQISSCDGVLVGTASWSAENFINLIKEAK; encoded by the coding sequence ATGATACTAGCGGCAAATTTAAAATGCAACCATACAAGGGCTAGTTTTGGCAAGTATTGCGAATTTTTAAATGCAAATTTGGACGATGAAATTTTATCAAAACACGAAATTTTGGTATTTCCACCGGCTACGGCTCTAAATTTAGCAAAGCATAAATTCACGCAAGGCGCACAAAATTTCTATCCGTGCGAAAAAGGCAGTTTCACGGGCGAAATCGGCAAAGAAATGCTGAGTGAATTTGGCATTTCTTGCGTTTTAATCGGACATAGCGAAAGACGCGAAATTTTAGGTGAAACAGACGAGCTAATCGCAAAAAAATTCGAATTTGCAAAATCGCAAGGCTACAAAATCATCTTTTGCATAGGCGAGAGCGAAGCTGTTTATAAAAACGGCAAAACAAAGGAATTTCTAAATTCGCAACTAGAAAAAATCGATTTAGATTACCAAAATTTGGTTATCGCTTACGAGCCGATTTGGGCGATTGGCACTGGAAATACTGCAACTAGCGAAATCATAGATGAAATTTTAAGCTTTTTGCGAACTAAAACAAAGGCGCCTTTGCTATATGGGGGAAGCGTAAATTTAAAAAATATCGCTGAGATTTCGCAAATTTCAAGTTGCGACGGCGTTTTAGTGGGAACTGCTAGTTGGAGTGCAGAAAATTTTATAAATTTAATCAAGGAAGCAAAATGA
- a CDS encoding phosphoglycerate kinase, whose product MSEILSIKDLKLKAGDKVFIRCDFNVPMDEFLNITDDRRIRSSIPTIKYCLDEGCSVILASHLGRPKNGFEEKFSLRPVAKRLSRFLDREVKFVNDIAGYDAKMAVNSLEKGEVLLLDNLRFEKGETKNDEELAKKLAEFADFYINDAFGVCHRAHSSVEAITRFFDKEHKAAGFLLMKEVQFARDLIKRPARPFVAVTGGSKVSGKLQALKNLLPKVDKLIIGGGMAFTFLKAVGYDIGNSLLEEDLIEEAKNILRKGKELGVKIYIPVDVIAAQSPSQDAVMRFVTVQEIPSGWMGLDIGPATVALFKEALEDAQTIWWNGPMGVFEIDKFARGSFRISHAIAESHATTVVGGGDTADVAQRAGDADEMTFISTGGGASLELIEGKELPGVKVLTTEE is encoded by the coding sequence ATGAGCGAAATTCTATCAATCAAAGATTTAAAGCTAAAAGCAGGGGATAAGGTTTTTATTAGGTGCGATTTTAATGTGCCTATGGACGAGTTTTTAAATATCACGGACGATCGCCGAATTCGCTCGTCGATTCCTACGATAAAATACTGCTTGGACGAAGGTTGTAGCGTGATTTTGGCTAGTCATTTGGGTCGTCCAAAAAACGGCTTTGAAGAGAAATTTTCACTTCGTCCTGTGGCAAAAAGACTTTCAAGATTTTTGGATCGTGAAGTTAAATTTGTAAATGACATAGCAGGATATGACGCTAAAATGGCGGTAAATTCGCTAGAAAAGGGCGAAGTTTTGTTGCTTGATAATTTGCGATTTGAAAAGGGCGAAACCAAAAACGATGAAGAATTAGCCAAAAAACTTGCCGAATTTGCCGATTTTTACATAAATGACGCATTTGGCGTTTGCCACAGAGCGCACTCTTCTGTGGAAGCTATTACTAGATTTTTTGATAAAGAACACAAGGCAGCAGGATTTTTGCTGATGAAGGAAGTGCAGTTTGCAAGAGATCTTATCAAGCGACCTGCGCGTCCTTTCGTAGCTGTAACGGGCGGTAGCAAGGTAAGCGGAAAGCTTCAAGCTTTAAAAAATTTGCTACCAAAAGTCGATAAACTCATCATCGGCGGCGGTATGGCATTTACATTTTTAAAAGCCGTAGGATACGACATAGGAAATTCGCTTTTAGAAGAAGATTTGATCGAAGAAGCAAAAAATATTTTGCGAAAAGGCAAGGAATTGGGCGTTAAAATTTATATTCCTGTCGATGTAATCGCCGCTCAAAGCCCTTCGCAAGATGCGGTTATGCGTTTTGTAACCGTGCAAGAAATTCCAAGCGGTTGGATGGGGCTAGACATCGGTCCCGCGACCGTTGCGCTTTTTAAAGAAGCGTTGGAAGATGCTCAAACTATTTGGTGGAATGGACCTATGGGCGTTTTTGAAATCGATAAATTTGCGCGTGGCAGTTTTAGAATAAGCCACGCAATCGCCGAAAGCCACGCTACGACGGTCGTTGGCGGTGGCGATACTGCCGATGTCGCTCAAAGAGCAGGGGATGCTGATGAGATGACATTTATCTCAACGGGTGGCGGAGCAAGTTTAGAGCTAATCGAAGGAAAAGAGCTTCCGGGCGTAAAAGTTTTAACTACGGAAGAATAA
- the gap gene encoding type I glyceraldehyde-3-phosphate dehydrogenase — protein sequence MALKVAINGFGRIGRCVARIALNRDDIEVVAINDTAKREVTRYLLQYDTVHGEFNKKVEVIDDDFIAVDGKKIRVYSTRDANELDYAGLGAEVVLECTGAFLTTEKCQPFLNNGIKKVVMSAPAKDDTPTFVMGVNHETYAGQAVISNASCTTNCLGPIAKVLDDELGIEKGLMTTIHAYTNGQSLVDVKCRDFRRSRAAACNIIPTTTGAAKAINLVLPQLKGKMHGQSVRVPVPNVSMVDLNVVTKKETTAAELNEIFRKYANGAMKGILLVDDDQRVSTDFCTSAYSSIVASDLTQVICGNLIKVMSWYDNEWGYSHRLIDLAMYAAKK from the coding sequence ATGGCACTAAAAGTTGCAATAAACGGCTTTGGACGAATCGGCAGGTGTGTGGCTAGAATCGCACTAAATAGAGACGACATCGAAGTTGTCGCTATCAACGATACCGCTAAACGGGAAGTTACAAGATACTTACTTCAATACGACACCGTGCATGGCGAATTTAATAAAAAAGTTGAGGTTATAGATGATGATTTTATCGCAGTTGATGGCAAAAAAATCAGAGTTTATAGCACAAGAGACGCAAATGAGCTTGATTACGCTGGACTTGGCGCAGAAGTGGTTTTAGAATGCACCGGAGCTTTTTTAACAACCGAAAAATGCCAACCTTTCTTAAATAACGGCATTAAAAAAGTGGTTATGAGTGCTCCTGCAAAAGACGATACGCCGACATTTGTAATGGGCGTAAATCACGAAACTTACGCAGGTCAGGCTGTCATTTCAAATGCAAGTTGCACCACAAACTGCCTTGGACCTATCGCAAAAGTCCTTGATGACGAGCTTGGCATAGAAAAAGGGTTGATGACTACAATCCACGCTTACACAAACGGACAAAGCTTGGTTGATGTTAAGTGCCGTGATTTCCGCAGAAGCAGAGCAGCAGCTTGTAATATAATCCCTACAACAACAGGTGCTGCAAAAGCCATAAATTTGGTGCTTCCGCAACTAAAAGGCAAAATGCACGGACAAAGCGTGAGAGTGCCTGTGCCAAATGTTTCTATGGTGGATTTAAATGTCGTTACCAAAAAAGAAACAACGGCGGCTGAACTTAATGAAATTTTTAGAAAATATGCTAATGGCGCTATGAAAGGCATTTTGCTTGTTGATGATGATCAAAGAGTTTCGACTGATTTTTGCACGAGTGCCTATTCAAGCATAGTTGCGAGTGATTTAACGCAAGTGATTTGCGGAAATTTGATAAAAGTTATGAGCTGGTATGATAATGAATGGGGTTATAGTCACCGACTAATCGACCTTGCGATGTATGCAGCTAAAAAATAA
- the nadD gene encoding nicotinate (nicotinamide) nucleotide adenylyltransferase — MKIALFGGSFDPPHTGHEKIVRSVLANLNIDLLVIMPTFLNPFKEKFSAPPNLRLKWVEKLWGNLEKVQICDFEILQNEKVPSIKSVNFLLSKYPKSEIYLIIGADNLANLDKWHKFDELKNLVKFVVFARGGVQIPNQIHGVNLQKMDLNVNMSSSFFRSNLKGEIPNLIKDEVIKFYGDQKMSENSAKQRAEKIAEILNDKKAENVEIIDMSEKDYIAKFVVIATTLTGRHGLALIDELKSVLKPLGEEFLAIESSDEWSVVDLGDIIIHLMDERYRAKYNIEEFLEKLKRNEFA; from the coding sequence ATGAAAATAGCACTATTTGGCGGTAGTTTCGACCCGCCACACACCGGACACGAGAAAATAGTTCGCTCGGTTTTAGCAAATTTAAATATCGATTTGCTTGTTATAATGCCGACATTTTTAAATCCGTTTAAAGAAAAATTTTCTGCACCGCCGAATTTAAGGCTAAAATGGGTAGAAAAACTTTGGGGAAATTTAGAAAAAGTGCAAATTTGCGATTTTGAAATTTTGCAAAATGAAAAAGTGCCGAGCATAAAAAGTGTAAATTTTTTGCTTTCAAAATATCCAAAAAGTGAAATTTATCTTATCATCGGAGCCGATAATTTGGCAAATTTAGACAAATGGCACAAATTTGACGAACTTAAAAATTTGGTTAAATTTGTGGTTTTTGCTCGTGGTGGCGTGCAAATTCCGAACCAAATTCACGGCGTAAATTTGCAAAAAATGGATTTAAATGTTAATATGTCGTCATCGTTTTTTAGGTCGAATTTGAAAGGTGAAATTCCAAATTTGATAAAAGATGAAGTTATAAAATTTTACGGAGATCAAAAAATGAGTGAAAATTCAGCAAAACAACGAGCCGAAAAAATCGCAGAAATTTTAAATGACAAAAAAGCCGAAAATGTCGAAATCATCGATATGAGCGAGAAAGATTATATCGCTAAATTTGTAGTCATTGCTACCACTTTGACAGGCCGTCATGGCTTAGCGCTAATCGATGAGTTAAAAAGCGTTTTAAAACCTTTGGGCGAAGAGTTTTTGGCTATCGAAAGTAGCGATGAGTGGAGCGTTGTGGATTTGGGCGATATTATAATTCACTTAATGGACGAACGCTACCGCGCAAAATACAATATCGAAGAGTTTTTGGAAAAATTAAAAAGAAATGAATTTGCCTAA
- a CDS encoding WG repeat-containing protein codes for MLLFSDSSLAYEMEKFADEEANLVLVSKKVKKLFGSYQEKLFGGYKYGLIDFNTKKVILPLKYDNHITFNEGLALVEKKGFIGKKIGFIDRTGKIVIPFKFDWAGNFSDGLAVVKQGEKWGFIDKKGEIVIPLKFDYALGFIGGLAAVKQGEKWGFIDKNGEIVISFKFDNAMFFSEGLAAVKQGDKWGFVDKNGEIVIPFKFDSAWVFNEGLAAVEQERKMGFIDKTGEIVIPFKFIHTSIPLCDLPFLPHFNEGLAKVQHDEKWGFINKKGEIVIPLNFIQVSNFNEGVAIFDFHCGAIDKKGNEILSKDYIIVRFFGKGMLKVMKKVVENNKWIDKWSLFDIKTGKVIDLYNK; via the coding sequence ATGCTATTGTTTTCTGATTCTTCTTTGGCTTATGAAATGGAGAAATTTGCTGATGAGGAAGCGAATTTAGTTCTGGTTTCTAAAAAAGTTAAAAAGTTATTTGGTTCTTATCAAGAAAAGTTATTTGGTGGTTATAAATATGGATTGATTGATTTTAATACTAAAAAAGTTATCCTACCATTGAAATATGATAACCACATTACTTTTAATGAAGGATTAGCTTTGGTTGAAAAAAAGGGATTTATAGGTAAAAAAATAGGATTTATAGATAGAACTGGAAAAATAGTTATCCCTTTTAAATTTGATTGGGCTGGGAATTTTAGCGATGGGTTAGCAGTAGTTAAGCAAGGAGAAAAATGGGGCTTTATAGATAAAAAAGGAGAAATAGTTATCCCTTTAAAATTTGATTATGCTTTGGGTTTTATTGGAGGATTAGCAGCAGTTAAGCAAGGAGAAAAATGGGGCTTTATAGATAAAAATGGGGAAATAGTTATCTCTTTTAAATTTGATAATGCTATGTTTTTTAGTGAGGGGTTGGCAGCAGTTAAGCAAGGAGATAAATGGGGCTTTGTAGATAAAAATGGGGAAATAGTTATTCCTTTTAAATTTGATAGTGCTTGGGTGTTTAATGAGGGATTAGCAGCAGTTGAGCAAGAAAGAAAAATGGGATTTATAGATAAAACAGGGGAAATAGTTATCCCTTTTAAATTTATTCACACTAGCATACCTTTGTGTGATTTGCCATTTCTACCGCATTTTAACGAAGGATTAGCAAAAGTTCAGCATGATGAAAAATGGGGCTTTATAAATAAAAAGGGAGAAATAGTTATTCCTTTAAATTTTATACAAGTTTCTAATTTTAATGAAGGGGTAGCGATATTTGATTTTCATTGCGGAGCTATTGATAAAAAGGGAAATGAAATTCTTTCCAAAGATTATATTATAGTAAGATTTTTTGGAAAAGGAATGCTTAAAGTTATGAAAAAAGTTGTAGAGAATAATAAATGGATTGATAAATGGAGTTTATTTGATATTAAAACCGGGAAAGTTATTGATTTATATAATAAATAA
- the hisG gene encoding ATP phosphoribosyltransferase, translating into MITVALPKGRIADDTLAIFRKIFGLDFKFEDRKLIMSEGNFKFLYVRNQDIPTYVMGGAADIGVVGLDVLEEHRPDVLRLLDLKIGKCKVCVGIKNETELNYGVPGIKIATKMPNIAREYFAQKAIAVSIIKLYGSIELAPLIGLADAIVDNVETGTTLKQNGLKVAETIMESSAHLIANRNSFVIKRDEILDLREKIAKEIGL; encoded by the coding sequence ATGATAACCGTTGCACTTCCAAAAGGTCGCATTGCCGATGATACTTTGGCGATTTTTAGAAAAATTTTCGGGCTTGATTTTAAATTTGAAGATAGAAAACTCATTATGAGCGAAGGAAATTTTAAATTCCTTTATGTGCGAAACCAAGATATACCGACTTATGTCATGGGAGGCGCAGCAGACATCGGTGTAGTGGGGCTTGATGTGCTTGAAGAACACCGCCCTGATGTGCTAAGACTGCTAGATTTAAAAATCGGAAAATGCAAGGTTTGCGTTGGTATTAAAAACGAAACTGAGCTAAATTACGGGGTGCCCGGCATAAAAATCGCAACAAAAATGCCAAATATCGCAAGGGAGTATTTCGCTCAAAAGGCGATTGCGGTAAGCATTATCAAACTTTACGGCTCGATTGAACTTGCGCCTTTAATCGGTCTAGCGGACGCTATCGTCGATAATGTCGAAACCGGCACAACGCTAAAACAAAACGGACTAAAAGTCGCCGAGACGATAATGGAAAGCTCAGCGCATTTAATCGCAAATCGAAATAGTTTTGTTATCAAGCGAGATGAAATTCTTGACCTGCGAGAAAAAATCGCTAAGGAAATCGGTTTATAA
- a CDS encoding type III pantothenate kinase — MTLCDIGNTTAKFYKDGVVRYMENSQFESYEPSERIYFISVNAKFKEKLEKNENFFDLEPFYELDTEYKGLGIDRVAACTEIKDGVIVDAGTAITLDLMENSRHKGGVIMPGIYTFLNSYAEISPRLNVVLNTQIDLEKLPNRTVDAVSYGLIKSVILLIKDFAKDRKIYFTGGDGHYLSQFFSNSIYDRNLIFRSMLNLLKQKDIK; from the coding sequence ATGACTTTGTGTGATATAGGCAATACTACGGCTAAATTTTATAAAGACGGCGTTGTTAGATATATGGAAAATTCGCAGTTTGAAAGCTACGAACCAAGCGAGCGAATTTATTTTATAAGCGTAAATGCCAAATTTAAAGAAAAACTTGAAAAAAATGAAAATTTTTTTGACTTAGAGCCGTTTTACGAGCTAGATACCGAATATAAAGGGCTTGGTATAGATAGGGTCGCAGCATGCACCGAGATCAAAGACGGCGTCATCGTCGATGCAGGAACGGCTATAACGCTTGATTTAATGGAAAATTCACGCCACAAAGGCGGCGTTATAATGCCCGGAATTTACACATTTTTAAATTCATACGCCGAGATTTCGCCACGCCTAAATGTCGTGCTAAATACGCAGATTGATTTAGAAAAACTGCCAAATCGCACGGTCGATGCAGTAAGCTACGGGCTTATTAAAAGCGTGATTTTGCTTATTAAAGATTTTGCAAAAGATAGAAAAATTTATTTTACGGGCGGAGACGGGCATTATTTGTCGCAGTTTTTTTCAAATTCGATTTATGATAGAAATTTGATTTTCCGTTCAATGCTAAATTTGCTAAAACAAAAGGATATAAAATGA
- a CDS encoding L-seryl-tRNA selenium transferase produces MKKYALILTILVSVFFAGCSTKRQYFEPFDENVAGKVSFEGNLPSKIIASNYNGATLANGNVVSKMGVNSNFKLAKNEKFLGEFEGKFISTNEKGALKVSDESGNLLLDTYIDTQALSAAINGDDLAVVGSNNTIYLIKISSNSVVMNQKLRQAYAVDSRVASPIFVEQLVVYPSLDGLLVIADRYNGRIIRDMVISDQPFFNNAIDLKVLGDNMYATTASKIMLISPMGNKSYNGEIRSVLFGNDRIYAFLKDGVVDMLDLNLNKIKSKKFTFALFAGAGIAGNSLNIVEKTGYLIKTDLNLENEQIFELNDEIDEKTFVNSSAFYHDDKFLNFN; encoded by the coding sequence ATGAAAAAATATGCACTTATTTTAACGATTTTGGTCTCAGTTTTTTTTGCAGGTTGTTCGACAAAAAGGCAATATTTCGAGCCGTTTGATGAAAATGTCGCAGGAAAAGTTAGTTTTGAAGGAAATCTACCTTCAAAAATCATCGCTTCAAATTACAATGGTGCAACACTTGCTAATGGTAATGTCGTCTCTAAAATGGGCGTAAATTCAAATTTCAAATTAGCAAAAAATGAGAAATTTTTAGGCGAATTTGAAGGCAAATTTATAAGCACAAACGAAAAGGGCGCGTTAAAAGTTAGCGATGAAAGTGGCAATTTATTACTTGATACATATATCGATACTCAGGCTTTAAGTGCAGCTATAAACGGCGATGATTTGGCTGTTGTAGGCTCAAATAATACAATTTATCTAATCAAAATTTCATCAAATTCGGTTGTAATGAACCAAAAACTAAGACAAGCCTATGCGGTTGATTCTAGGGTTGCTTCGCCTATTTTTGTCGAGCAACTTGTCGTCTATCCTAGTCTTGATGGGCTTTTGGTTATAGCAGATAGATACAACGGTCGCATTATACGAGATATGGTTATAAGTGATCAGCCGTTTTTTAACAATGCTATTGACTTAAAAGTTTTGGGCGATAATATGTATGCAACAACGGCTTCAAAAATCATGCTAATCTCTCCTATGGGAAATAAATCTTACAACGGCGAAATTCGCTCCGTGCTTTTTGGAAATGACAGAATTTACGCATTTTTAAAAGACGGCGTGGTTGATATGCTAGATTTAAATTTAAATAAAATAAAATCTAAAAAATTCACATTTGCGTTGTTTGCAGGTGCAGGAATCGCAGGAAATTCGCTAAATATCGTTGAGAAAACTGGTTATTTGATTAAAACAGATTTAAATTTAGAAAATGAGCAAATTTTTGAGCTAAATGATGAAATCGACGAGAAAACTTTTGTGAATTCTAGCGCATTTTATCACGACGATAAATTTTTAAATTTTAACTAA
- the gatC gene encoding Asp-tRNA(Asn)/Glu-tRNA(Gln) amidotransferase subunit GatC, translating to MIIDDVILNKLEKLSALKIPENKRDEIKNQLNNIVDFVEILNELNLDDTQVAITTLKGGTPFREDVPSKSDVIDTIIKHAPDSDGSYFVVPKIIE from the coding sequence ATGATAATTGACGATGTCATTTTAAACAAACTTGAAAAACTAAGCGCTTTAAAAATTCCTGAAAATAAGCGTGATGAAATTAAAAATCAACTAAATAATATCGTGGATTTCGTCGAAATTTTAAATGAGTTAAATTTGGACGATACTCAGGTGGCTATCACCACTTTAAAGGGCGGGACGCCGTTTAGAGAAGATGTGCCTAGCAAAAGCGATGTGATTGATACGATTATCAAACACGCACCGGACAGCGACGGAAGCTATTTTGTCGTCCCTAAAATCATAGAATAA
- a CDS encoding type IV pilus twitching motility protein PilT has protein sequence MEENQKKLIDIETMLKTVVFNKASDLHLVSRSAPQIRIDGTLRPLAMDPLTGTDIEYICYALITDAQKSELEENKELDFAIELPNIGRFRGNYYYTMNGDLAAAFRIIPIDIPSLDDLRAPNIFKEVVKREKGMILVTGPTGSGKSTTLAAMLNEINEKERKHIITVEDPVEFVHQNKKSLFSHRNIGTDTHSYAQALKFSLREDPDIILVGEMRDRETISIAITAAETGHLVFGTLHTNSAIQTINRIIDSFDGGEQLQVRNMLSVSLTAVISQSLLPKLGGGRIAIHEILINNNAVANLIRENKVHQIYSQMQLNQQQTGMVTQTQAMVKAIRSNFISKENALRYSTNLQELIGIVGE, from the coding sequence ATGGAAGAGAATCAAAAAAAATTAATTGACATCGAAACGATGTTAAAAACCGTTGTTTTTAACAAAGCTTCGGATTTACACCTAGTTTCAAGAAGTGCTCCGCAAATTCGCATTGACGGAACTTTGCGTCCTTTGGCAATGGACCCGCTAACAGGAACGGATATTGAGTATATCTGCTATGCGTTAATCACCGATGCGCAAAAAAGCGAACTTGAAGAAAACAAAGAGCTTGACTTTGCGATTGAATTGCCAAATATCGGACGCTTTCGGGGCAACTACTACTATACGATGAACGGCGATTTGGCTGCTGCGTTTCGTATTATTCCTATCGATATTCCTAGCCTTGATGATTTAAGAGCACCAAATATTTTTAAAGAAGTCGTCAAACGCGAAAAAGGTATGATACTTGTTACCGGTCCGACAGGTAGCGGTAAATCAACAACCCTAGCAGCTATGCTAAATGAAATCAACGAAAAAGAGCGAAAACACATTATCACGGTTGAAGACCCTGTGGAGTTCGTGCATCAAAATAAAAAATCTCTATTTTCTCACAGAAACATAGGAACAGATACACACTCTTATGCACAAGCTTTGAAATTCTCACTTCGTGAAGACCCTGATATTATCCTAGTCGGTGAGATGCGGGATCGTGAGACTATTTCTATCGCGATTACTGCGGCTGAAACGGGACACTTGGTTTTTGGAACACTACACACAAACTCAGCAATCCAAACAATCAACCGTATCATCGATAGCTTTGACGGCGGCGAACAACTTCAAGTTAGAAACATGCTTTCAGTTTCGCTAACTGCGGTTATTTCGCAATCTTTGCTTCCAAAGCTTGGCGGTGGTCGTATCGCGATACATGAAATTTTGATAAACAACAACGCCGTTGCAAACCTAATCCGCGAAAACAAAGTTCATCAAATTTACTCACAAATGCAACTTAACCAACAACAAACAGGCATGGTAACCCAAACACAAGCTATGGTAAAAGCAATTCGCTCAAATTTCATATCAAAAGAAAACGCTCTTAGATATTCAACAAATTTACAAGAGCTAATCGGTATAGTAGGTGAGTGA